One Desulfonatronovibrio hydrogenovorans DSM 9292 DNA segment encodes these proteins:
- the lepB gene encoding signal peptidase I, producing the protein MNPRWQTMLKEYAEALIIALVLALFIRTFVVQAFKIPSGSMLQTLQIGDHLLVNKFKYGIQMPFMDRYIFQFDGPELQDIIVFEFPEDPSKDFIKRVVGTPGDVIEVRDKVFYRNGEPVHEEYIQHTDERVADRRDNFGPYTVPENSYFVLGDNRDESYDSRFWGVVEREKILGKAWIIYWSWEGFSNVRWSRIGNRIN; encoded by the coding sequence ATGAATCCACGCTGGCAAACCATGCTCAAAGAGTATGCCGAGGCTTTGATCATCGCCTTGGTACTGGCTCTTTTCATCAGGACATTTGTGGTCCAGGCCTTTAAAATACCATCAGGGTCAATGCTTCAGACTCTCCAGATCGGAGACCATCTTTTGGTGAACAAGTTCAAGTACGGCATTCAGATGCCTTTCATGGACAGATATATTTTCCAGTTTGACGGACCAGAGCTTCAGGACATTATTGTATTTGAATTCCCAGAGGATCCCTCCAAAGATTTTATTAAAAGAGTTGTGGGCACACCCGGGGACGTAATTGAAGTCAGGGACAAAGTGTTTTACCGTAACGGTGAACCAGTGCATGAAGAATACATCCAGCATACAGACGAGAGGGTGGCTGACCGAAGAGATAACTTTGGCCCTTATACAGTACCGGAGAACAGTTATTTCGTCCTTGGCGACAACAGGGACGAATCCTATGATTCTCGGTTCTGGGGAGTGGTGGAAAGGGAGAAAATCTTAGGCAAAGCCTGGATAATATACTGGTCCTGGGAAGGATTCTCCAATGTCAGATGGAGCAGGATAGGTAACAGGATCAATTGA
- a CDS encoding YifB family Mg chelatase-like AAA ATPase: MIAKVTTAALLGIDAFRIELEVDYSRSGLPAFTMVGLAEGAVRESKERVFSALKNSGYKLPPARITINLAPADVRKEGSSYDLPLALGLLSASGVIPQRRLEKVFLAGELSLTGELKPINGALPLAIKARNEQAGMVMVPYQNAQEAAVVKEMQVFGIKTLGQAVEFLLGDEELEPVQFDLDELWRQGRNFFSDFSEVKGQDHAKRAIEISAGGSHNLLLIGPPGSGKTMLAQRIPTVLPPLSFEEALEVTKVYSVSGHLKPGQAMVVQRNYRSPHHTISDAGLIGGGHYPRPGEVSLAHRGVLFLDELPEFKKHVLEVLRQPLEDGEVTISRAAMSLKYPASFMLVAAMNPCPCGYLTHDQHPCVCTPAQIQRYRSRLSGPLLDRIDLHVEVPAVPYNELKKKKSGIDSAVMSQNIARAREIQQNRYQDLPFFTNSQLSGKWLNNFCALGSKEHAFLETAVTSLGLSARAHVRILRLARTIADLEGSGEISVDHLSEAVNYRCLDRQDQALGF, translated from the coding sequence ATGATCGCCAAAGTAACAACAGCAGCGCTTCTTGGAATTGACGCCTTCAGGATTGAATTGGAGGTGGACTATTCCAGGAGCGGCCTTCCTGCTTTCACTATGGTTGGGTTGGCTGAGGGAGCTGTCCGGGAAAGCAAGGAACGGGTATTTTCTGCCCTGAAAAACAGCGGGTACAAGCTTCCTCCGGCCAGGATAACTATAAACCTGGCTCCAGCTGATGTACGCAAGGAAGGTTCAAGTTATGATCTGCCTCTGGCCCTGGGCCTTTTGAGTGCTTCAGGAGTTATCCCACAGCGCAGACTGGAAAAAGTTTTTCTGGCTGGCGAACTTTCTCTGACCGGCGAGCTCAAGCCCATCAACGGTGCCTTGCCTCTAGCCATAAAAGCCAGAAATGAACAGGCAGGTATGGTCATGGTTCCTTATCAGAATGCTCAGGAAGCTGCAGTGGTCAAAGAGATGCAGGTTTTCGGCATCAAAACCCTTGGTCAGGCCGTAGAATTTCTTCTGGGCGATGAAGAGCTTGAGCCGGTCCAATTCGACCTGGACGAGTTGTGGCGCCAAGGCAGGAATTTTTTCAGTGATTTTTCAGAGGTCAAAGGCCAGGATCATGCCAAGAGGGCCATTGAGATTTCAGCTGGCGGGTCACACAATCTGCTGTTAATCGGACCGCCAGGAAGCGGCAAGACCATGCTTGCCCAGAGAATACCCACTGTTTTGCCCCCTCTTAGCTTTGAAGAGGCCCTGGAAGTAACCAAGGTCTACAGCGTGTCCGGACATCTTAAGCCGGGTCAGGCCATGGTTGTCCAGAGGAACTACAGGAGCCCTCACCACACCATTTCCGATGCCGGCCTCATCGGAGGAGGCCACTACCCAAGGCCTGGGGAAGTCTCTCTGGCCCATCGGGGGGTGCTTTTTCTTGACGAGCTGCCTGAGTTTAAGAAGCATGTCCTGGAAGTGTTAAGACAGCCTCTGGAAGACGGAGAGGTGACAATATCCAGGGCAGCCATGTCCTTAAAGTACCCTGCCAGCTTCATGCTTGTAGCAGCCATGAACCCCTGCCCGTGTGGCTACCTGACTCATGACCAGCATCCCTGCGTATGCACTCCGGCCCAGATCCAGCGTTACAGATCCAGACTGTCCGGTCCCCTGCTGGACAGAATTGATCTTCATGTCGAGGTGCCGGCTGTACCCTATAATGAACTCAAGAAAAAGAAAAGTGGTATTGATTCGGCTGTTATGAGTCAGAATATTGCCAGGGCCAGGGAGATCCAGCAAAACCGCTATCAGGACCTGCCTTTTTTTACCAACAGCCAGCTGTCTGGCAAGTGGCTGAATAATTTTTGCGCTCTGGGCAGCAAAGAACATGCTTTTCTGGAAACAGCCGTGACCAGTCTGGGGCTTTCAGCCAGGGCCCATGTGCGTATTCTGCGCCTGGCCAGGACAATAGCCGACCTGGAAGGTTCGGGAGAGATTTCCGTAGACCATTTATCCGAAGCAGTTAACTATAGGTGCCTGGATCGTCAGGATCAGGCTCTCGGGTTTTGA
- a CDS encoding flavodoxin family protein encodes MKVVAFNGSARKDGNTAGLIRHVLAGLEAEDIATEHVQLGGRQIQGCIACYKCFKNQDRQCSVKKDILNECIDKMLEADGIILGSPTYFANVSTNIKSLIDRAGLVAKANSDMFARKTGAAVVAVRRAGAIHVFNSINHFYFISQMVVPGSSYWNIGQGLNPGDVEKDDEGLTTMQNLGKNMAWLMKKLYL; translated from the coding sequence ATGAAGGTAGTGGCATTTAACGGTAGCGCCAGAAAGGACGGAAATACGGCCGGGTTGATCAGACATGTTTTAGCCGGGCTGGAGGCCGAGGATATTGCCACAGAACACGTTCAGCTGGGAGGCCGACAGATCCAGGGATGTATAGCCTGTTACAAGTGTTTCAAGAACCAGGATAGGCAGTGTTCAGTGAAAAAGGACATCCTCAATGAATGCATTGATAAGATGCTTGAAGCTGACGGAATTATCCTTGGTTCACCCACTTATTTTGCCAATGTCAGCACCAATATCAAGTCCCTCATCGACCGGGCCGGACTGGTAGCCAAGGCCAACAGCGATATGTTCGCCCGGAAGACCGGTGCTGCAGTAGTGGCTGTTCGCAGGGCAGGGGCTATCCATGTGTTTAATTCCATTAACCATTTTTATTTCATCAGCCAGATGGTGGTACCCGGCTCCAGTTACTGGAACATCGGCCAAGGTCTTAACCCTGGGGATGTTGAAAAGGATGACGAAGGACTGACAACCATGCAGAATCTTGGCAAAAATATGGCATGGCTCATGAAGAAGCTGTACTTGTAA
- a CDS encoding zinc dependent phospholipase C family protein, which produces MKKIFILFGIIFFGIPDVCFAWGPMTHTYFAHEVLRAASLLSASVYTLLTAYSTNFIYGSIAADNFLGKPGHKNPHDWETGFLLLSHARKNTDAAFAYGFLTHLAADTVAHGQMDLGAKSKLGHAWIEMESDSLMAKSCWKAVVGLDKDRLKSNDRLARLVIDPQACRSRGFQQIYRMSIHMSVLNSRRWTNFYKEDFAGYHRMSVIRAIDVINKKEDSKFVHHDPNIKKGRKFSARLQNILA; this is translated from the coding sequence ATGAAAAAAATCTTCATCTTGTTCGGAATCATTTTTTTCGGCATACCAGACGTCTGTTTTGCCTGGGGTCCCATGACCCATACTTACTTTGCCCATGAGGTTCTCAGAGCGGCCAGCCTGCTGTCCGCTTCAGTTTATACTCTTTTGACTGCTTATTCCACCAACTTCATCTACGGATCCATTGCAGCCGACAACTTCCTGGGCAAGCCTGGACACAAAAATCCTCATGACTGGGAAACAGGCTTCCTGCTTCTGAGCCATGCCAGGAAAAATACCGATGCTGCTTTTGCCTACGGTTTTCTGACCCACCTGGCAGCCGATACAGTTGCTCATGGCCAGATGGATCTGGGTGCCAAGAGCAAGCTCGGGCATGCCTGGATAGAAATGGAGTCAGACAGCCTCATGGCCAAATCGTGCTGGAAAGCCGTGGTAGGTCTTGACAAGGACCGGCTCAAATCCAACGATCGACTGGCCAGGCTTGTCATTGATCCTCAGGCCTGCAGATCCAGGGGATTTCAGCAGATCTACAGGATGAGCATCCACATGTCAGTGCTGAATTCCAGGAGGTGGACCAATTTTTACAAGGAGGACTTTGCTGGCTACCACAGAATGTCAGTAATCAGAGCCATAGACGTGATCAACAAGAAAGAGGACAGCAAGTTTGTCCATCATGATCCGAACATTAAAAAGGGCCGGAAGTTTTCCGCCAGGCTCCAGAATATCCTGGCCTGA
- a CDS encoding periplasmic heavy metal sensor gives MKKITIIGLSAALVSILIFASLAMARGGGPGFQGGPRDQGCPVFSGMTEEQQQEVLGLIRSHREEIYPKMQLMIARGAELNALLATDGPDSAELERIRGEMSSLNQEIFEARLNQRIELNRKYGIQSGKGMFGERKGSAGFERRSGRDCPRFAR, from the coding sequence ATGAAAAAAATTACTATTATCGGCTTGAGTGCAGCTTTGGTTTCGATCCTGATCTTTGCTTCGCTGGCTATGGCCAGGGGAGGAGGTCCGGGATTTCAGGGCGGTCCCAGAGACCAGGGATGCCCTGTTTTTTCAGGGATGACAGAAGAGCAGCAACAGGAAGTTCTGGGGCTGATCCGCAGCCACAGGGAAGAGATTTATCCAAAGATGCAGCTGATGATTGCAAGGGGGGCAGAACTTAATGCCCTGCTGGCCACTGATGGGCCTGATTCTGCCGAGCTGGAAAGGATAAGGGGGGAGATGTCTTCCTTGAACCAGGAGATATTTGAAGCCAGGCTGAATCAGAGGATTGAACTGAACCGCAAGTATGGTATTCAATCCGGAAAAGGCATGTTTGGGGAAAGAAAAGGTTCTGCTGGTTTTGAGAGGCGTTCAGGCAGGGATTGTCCTAGATTTGCCAGGTAA
- a CDS encoding DUF4168 domain-containing protein: MNYPKTLKIFFTLLLGLILAGAVSGGQAQEGYYEEEMMQQPDAGIEVSDAELDKVAQAYIDISEIRENFQESLVEVSDPEMAQQLQEQAGEAMVEAVQNNGLDVQTYNEVMEAAQVDEELRQQLLTRLEELQ; this comes from the coding sequence ATGAATTACCCAAAAACTTTAAAAATTTTCTTTACCCTTTTGCTGGGCCTCATACTGGCAGGGGCAGTTTCAGGGGGCCAGGCTCAGGAAGGTTATTACGAGGAAGAAATGATGCAGCAGCCTGATGCCGGAATTGAGGTCAGCGATGCAGAACTGGATAAGGTGGCTCAGGCTTATATTGATATATCCGAGATCAGGGAGAATTTCCAGGAGTCTCTGGTTGAGGTGTCAGATCCTGAAATGGCTCAGCAGCTTCAGGAACAGGCTGGCGAAGCCATGGTTGAAGCAGTGCAGAACAACGGCCTGGATGTCCAGACTTACAATGAAGTAATGGAAGCTGCCCAGGTGGACGAGGAGCTGAGACAACAGCTGCTGACTCGCCTGGAAGAACTTCAGTAA